One Rosa chinensis cultivar Old Blush chromosome 5, RchiOBHm-V2, whole genome shotgun sequence genomic region harbors:
- the LOC112202473 gene encoding hornerin translates to MDDGDGADHFHRNEAISAVADDGFLAEEDDDYEDLYNDVNVGEGFYQSMRKSEESGFKNEAVEEKKVELPEVLAPQHQGAPIPSSGGGEGRGSGFGNQNLGFRGNEMGAKGSGGLGGPIGSGGGMRIELGQASSKLNEFEHQSGNNVGLGVQGIGAQQQQQQHQHQHQLQPQHQLQPQSQLQPPQQHQQLHGGAVAVGNVGNEGFLRQQPGGVGVGNVNGVGGNSGPGGGFSGGGAGGATLYVGDLHWWTTDAELEAELCKYGAVKEVKFFDEKASGKSKGYCQVDFYDSAAAMACKDGMHGHLFNGRPCVVAFASPYSVKRMGEAQVNRNQQVTQTAQAQPRRGPNDAAGNKVGGSAITTGGNYQGGDNNSRGYGRANWGRGNSQGMGGRGPGGPMRNRGGMSGRGIMGNGGNGFGQGMGATPPLMHPQSMMGQGFDPAFGAPMGRMGSYGGFPGAPQPPFSGMMSSFPPVGGVGLPGVAPHVNPAFFGRGMPMGMMPTSGIDGPNMGMWPDPNMGGGWPGEDHGGGRAGESSYGEEAGSDHQYGEGSHDRGGWQNAMKEKDRGSERDWSGSSDRRYREDRDQGFDRDMPREKEVGHDREWSERRHRNDVDVNRERDRERDRGRERSRDRDRDRYREDKERYADHHKYRDRETVHQDEIERGRSTRTHSKARLSEDDDRRSRSRDRRSRSRDVDYGKRRRLTSE, encoded by the coding sequence ATGGACGACGGCGACGGAGCCGATCATTTCCACCGTAACGAGGCCATCTCGGCCGTCGCCGACGACGGCTTTTTAGCCGAGGAGGACGACGACTACGAGGACCTCTACAACGATGTGAATGTCGGCGAGGGGTTTTATCAGTCTATGAGAAAGAGCGAGGAATCAGGGTTTAAAAATGAGgccgtggaggagaagaagGTTGAGTTGCCGGAGGTTTTGGCTCCGCAACATCAAGGCGCTCCGATACCGAGTTCCGGAGGCGGTGAGGGTAGGGGTTCTGGGTTTGGTAATCAGAATCTAGGGTTTAGAGGGAACGAGATGGGTGCGAAAGGGAGTGGTGGGTTGGGAGGGCCTATTGGCAGTGGAGGTGGGATGAGGATTGAATTAGGGCAAGCGTCGAGTAAATTGAATGAGTTTGAGCACCAAAGTGGGAATAATGTTGGTCTTGGGGTTCAAGGGATTGGTgctcagcagcagcagcagcagcatcaGCATCAGCATCAATTACAACCGCAACATCAACTGCAACCACAATCGCAACTGCAACCTCCACAGCAACATCAACAGTTACACGGTGGTGCTGTTGCCGTTGGGAATGTGGGGAATGAGGGTTTCTTGAGGCAACAACCTGGTGGTGTCGGAGTGGGGAATGTGAACGGTGTTGGTGGGAACAGTGGTCCAGGAGGAGGATTCAGTGGAGGTGGTGCAGGTGGGGCAACACTGTATGTGGGGGATTTGCACTGGTGGACAACGGATGCAGAGCTGGAGGCGGAGTTGTGCAAGTATGGAGCTGTGAAGGAAGTGAAGTTTTTCGATGAGAAAGCCAGTGGGAAGTCTAAAGGATATTGCCAGGTAGACTTCTATGATTCTGCTGCTGCCATGGCCTGCAAGGATGGGATGCATGGGCATTTGTTTAATGGGCGGCCATGTGTTGTTGCTTTTGCATCACCCTATAGTGTTAAGAGAATGGGGGAGGCTCAAGTGAATAGGAACCAGCAGGTAACCCAAACTGCACAAGCTCAACCAAGGAGGGGGCCTAATGATGCTGCTGGGAATAAAGTTGGTGGGAGTGCCATAACAACAGGTGGGAATTATCAAGGTGGGGATAATAACAGCAGAGGTTATGGGAGAGCTAACTGGGGCCGAGGTAATTCTCAGGGTATGGGAGGTAGAGGTCCAGGTGGTCCGATGAGGAATAGGGGTGGAATGAGTGGCAGAGGTATAATGGGGAATGGTGGAAACGGGTTTGGGCAAGGTATGGGGGCAACCCCTCCTTTGATGCACCCTCAGTCAATGATGGGTCAGGGCTTTGATCCAGCTTTTGGGGCTCCAATGGGAAGAATGGGGAGTTATGGAGGCTTTCCAGGAGCTCCACAGCCTCCTTTCTCTGGGATGATGTCTTCATTCCCACCGGTTGGGGGTGTTGGGCTGCCTGGAGTAGCTCCTCATGTGAATCCTGCATTTTTTGGACGAGGGATGCCCATGGGAATGATGCCGACATCAGGTATTGACGGGCCTAATATGGGAATGTGGCCGGATCCTAATATGGGGGGTGGATGGCCTGGTGAGGATCATGGTGGTGGCAGAGCTGGGGAGTCTAGTTATGGTGAGGAAGCTGGTTCTGACCATCAATATGGTGAGGGTAGTCATGATAGAGGTGGGTGGCAGAATGCTATGAAGGAGAAAGATAGAGGTTCAGAGAGGGACTGGTCTGGATCTTCTGATAGGAGGTATCGGGAAGATAGGGATCAAGGGTTTGACAGAGACATGCCAAGAGAGAAAGAAGTGGGTCATGACCGTGAATGGTCTGAAAGAAGGCATCGGAATGATGTCGATGTTAATCGAGAGCGGGACAGAGAGCGTGATAGGGGCCGAGAACGTTCTCGAGATCGCGATCGTGACAGGTACAGGGAAGATAAAGAAAGATATGCTGATCATCATAAATACAGAGATCGTGAAACGGTGCACCAGGATGAAATAGAAAGGGGGAGGTCTACAAGGACCCATAGTAAGGCACGCTTATCTGAAGATGATGACCGTCGTTCAAGATCTAGGGACCGCCGTTCAAGATCTAGGGATGTTGATTATGGGAAGAGGCGGCGGCTTACTTCTGAGTAG